A region of the Leptospiraceae bacterium genome:
AATGATTATAGCAATCCCTACTCCTATCCAACTTACAGAACTAAAGATGTTCCTGCATGGACAAATATAAATCTAAGAATTAATTATAAAATATGGGAAAATATGCGTATTGCGCTTAACGTATAACCAATACCAAACCACAATTCAAAGATTAGCCTATCCTAACGATTATGTCAGGGAAGGTAGGAAAATCTTTCTCGATTTTCAAGCTAGTTTTTTAAATTTAGAAACAAGGAAATAAAGGAGCCTACTTCCGAATTGGACTTTCAACCTTTTGATTTATTTAATCTAAGTTTTCTTGTATAATTTTTTCAATTCGGATATTCAATTCTTTTAGTAAATCAATAGGAGCATTTTTGTTACTTGCAAGGTAAGGTTCAACAAAACTAACTTCAGATAAAACACCTAGAATTTTTGCAATATTTTGACTGGCTGTTTCAATGGTTTTTGACGGTTCTTGTCCTTGCCTACGACGAATCTCAATTTTTCCTAAAATTCGATTGTTATTGACTATAATATGCTCAGCCATGAGAGCCATAATTTTTTGGAAGGTTTCCACAGATGTTTTGTATTTTTCTTTTTTGACATCCAATTCATAAGCTTTCTTGGCAGCATGCCGAAGGGAAAACCAAAGATATAAAGTTAAACTAGAAAAAAATATTTCTATTATAAGGATTGGCAAAAAGGGAAAAGAAAAAACTGATTGAAAAAACTTTTTGTCCAAGTTGAAATAAATTGGTTTTTCCTCCATCATTGAGTCCATAACGATTAAACCTAGATGCAACCCTAATCCTAGTATAATTCCTGCCAAAATTAAAAGACTATACTTTTGATAAACTGCCTTTGATAAGTTCAAATCACTGTCCTTTTATTCTAATATGAATAGATTTTTTTTAATTATATTAGCATTTTCTTGTTAGACTCTTTGATTTAGAAAATTTTTAATTTAATGACAGAGTTTTGTAATAAGCAACAGAAATGGATATTCGGAATTATCCACATCCTATTATCTAGTGTTAGAGCCTATTTTGTAAAATAAAGTTGGGAAAAAATTTTATTTCCCATTTTTCAGGTGTTGGCTGGATGATCCAAAAAGTTTCACTCAAAAGAGGTAAATTAGTGTTTGTCACAACTATTTTTAAAAAGGAAAAGATTTTTTGTTAAATTATTTAAAATATTTTTACAGAAATAATGAACCGTTACAAATTAGAAACAAAAAATTATGGTGCACAAGATTACGAACAAGAAAAAACTCAGTCTATTTCTAAAAACCGTAGAGTTGAATTCCAAATTTATAAACAATAAGATTTAAAAAAAATTTAATAGATTGTGTAAAACCATGCTTCGACTCGCTAATTTAGAATCTGCGGTTCAGCATAAACACTAGCAGGGAGATAAACAGAAATGATGTATCAAACTCTCTGTGCTTAATGTTTTTTGCTTTTACACAATCCTAAAATCTTTTCAATTCCGTTTCCTGGTGTAAGTTTTCGATTTTAATTAACTTGAACTCGATGTAAGGATTCCTTTCTGTATCATCCCCAAAATTTTTTACTGAGAATCTTTAGAAGTTGAGATTTCTGATATTAATTTTCTTTTTATTTCAAAAGAAATTTATTGACAAAGTTTTTTAAGACATGATCCTTTACATTGAGGTAATTTATGAAAAAAATATATTTATTTTTATTTCTATTCGTATTTTCAATTTTTGCGAATGATGTTCCACAAGATCCAAAATTAGTAGATTTGCTGACTAAATTTTGCGAAGCATTAAAAATCGCAGATGAAAATGAAAGAGTAAAAGCGATTCTTCCCTATGTACACGATTATGACAAAACCAAAGATAAAACTGATTTAATTCCAAACACTAAGCAATTTTCTTTTAAAAAAGCTTCCAATGGAATTTCTAGATACGAATTTCCATTGGTAATTACAAGAGTGGAAAAAACAGCTGACACTTCTTACCAAGGTGTAGCTGGTTCTAGATTCAAATATTTTATTAAGAAAAATCAGAATTTTAATGGGATGCCTGCCCCAATTCATATTTTTGTACCTGCCGACGGATCTGAGCCAAAAGTTATTAATTTTGGTAGCATATAGTTTTTAAAAAAAGAATTTCGCTAAATTATTTTTAGCGAAATCTTAAAACCTTTTATGAAGAATATTTGTTTATAAGGTTTGATACTTTTAGCCATATAAACAAATTCAAAGATGTAAAAATTTTTCATTTTGTAGAAAGCCCTTCTCAATGAAATTATTTAATTACATAATCGAAAGGATAAACATTAGATTTAAAACAAAAAGAATAGAGAACCATTCATATCATTCTAGCGGTTGTTACCTCAATAATGCAATTTGTATTTCTAGTAATTTGCATTCAACTTCTCTCATAATTATATCCGATTCTAATTACACAGAATAAAAGCTTAATGCAAAATTGGATTGTCTTTCTTTCATAAAAAGATGTTTTGAAATGAATGGGGGAAAATTTTTCTAATTGACTGCTACAGTCTACGCTCTATTAGCCACAACTTGTAATGATTATAGGTTAATAATATAAAAAAGAAATGCTTGAAACTATTGAGGCAGCATTCATTATTAACTCTTAATCAATCGAAGAAATATTAAACTCTGAATGGAGTATAGAACTATGAATTATGAAGAAATGCTAACAATCGCTTATGAAGAAGCCAAGGTAGGATTTGACGAAGGAGGAGTGCCTGTAGGTGCTGCTTTGTTTGATAGCAATGGCAGACTTCTCGGACGTGGGAGAAACCGCAGAGTGCAAGACAATGATCCTTCTGTGCATGGAGAGACTGACGCTTTCCGCAAAGCCGGACGGCAAACAAATTACCGAGATAAAATTTTAGTGACAACACTCGCACCCTGCTGGTATTGTTCTGGCTTGATTCGTCAATTTAATATTGGAACTGTTATTGTAGGTGAGTCTGTAAATTTTGATGGTCACCTAGATTGGTTAAAAGAGGCAGGGGTAAAAGTGATTGAACTAAATAATACACACTGCATTGATCTGATGAAGCGGTTTATCGAAAAGTCTCCAGATATCTGGTTTGAAGATATTGGTGAATGTAAGCATGAATAATTTTCTAAACTAGGTAATTGTGATTCGATTTTTTTATTTAATATGTTTATTTCTAACTAGTATTCTATTCTCCTTGGATTTGAAGGCGGAGACAACGCCGGTTAAGCTTCAACTGAAATGGAAACATCAATTTCAATTTGCAGGCTATTATGCAGCAAAGGAAAAGGGCTTTTATGAAGAAGCAGGTCTAGATGTAAAAATTCTAGAAGCAGTTCCCGGTGTGGATCCTGTAGTAGAAGTGATTGTAGGCAACGCTCAATTTGGCGTAGGCACGAGCGAGTTAATTTTAAATCGCTATCATGGATCGCCCGTGATTGTGTTAGGAGTCATTTTTCAGCACTCTCCTCTCAGTCTAATTACTCTCTTTGAATCAGGTATTGACAATGTTCATAAACTAGCTGGTCGTAAAATAATGATCGAGCTTAGCTCTGCGGAATTGTTTGCTTACCTCTCTCAGGAAGGACTAAGTCAAAATAAATTTACGCTACAACATCATAGTTTTGATTTCAATGATCTATTAACAGGAAAAACTGATGCGATCTCTGTTTACGTGACAGATGAATTATATGAAGCAAAGAGAAGAAATTTAAAATACAATCATTTTACTCCGAGAATGGGAGGCGTTGACTTTTACGGTGATAATTTTTTCACAATGGAAAAAGAAGTAAAAGAAAACCCACAGATTGTTGCAGCATTTAAGGAAGCGACAGAGAAAGGTTGGCGATACGCAATGCACAACCGAGAAGAGATTATTCAGTTAATCTATAATAAATATTCCAAGCGTCATAGCATCGAACATTTACGCTTTGAGGCTAATACGATGTATGACTTAATGCAGCCTGAACTGATTGATCCTGGCTATATGAATCCGGGACGTTGGCAGCATATCAGTCAGACCTATCATAAGCTAGGACTCTTACCAGAAAAATTCAATGTAGATGCAATGCTCTATGTTCCTGACTCTATAGCAGACTTAAAAAAATTAAGGGAAAAGCTTTATTATGCCGCTTTCGGATTATCGTTATTAACCTTAATATCGGTCATGCTATTTCGATTTTATCGGACTGCTCGCATTAGTGAATCAAGACTTAAGATTATGTTAGACAATGCTCCTGTCAGTATCATTGTCCTAAACGATAAAAACCAAGTGCAAACTTGGAACACAGAAGCAGAAAATACTTTTCTTTGGAATTCGAAAGATATGCTAGGACAGAATATTTTAAAAATAGTTCCTTCAAGGGAACAAGAAGAAGTAGAACAGGTTCTTTCAGATGTTCATAAAAATTTTACTGTTTCCCATCATCAGAATGCAAATATTCGCAAAGACGGCAAAGAGATTTTATGCGAATGGATGAATGCACCCTTTAAGGGAAAATACGATAACTCTAATTTTGTAATCTGCATGGCTCGCGATATAACAGAAAAGAAGCGATTACAACAAGAGTTAGAACATGCCGCTCATTACGATAGTCTTACTTCCTTGCCAAACCGTGCTTTGATTCTAGATCATTTTAAAAAATCAATCGCAATCGCTGCTCGAAGAAAAAGTAAACTTGCCGTTTTGTTTCTAGACTTAAATGGATTTAAAGATGTCAATGATAGCCTAGGGCATGAAGCAGGAGATGTTTTACTAAAGACGATAGCTGAGCGTTTAAAACTGGGAATTCGAGAAAGCGATTATGTAGGACGATTGGGTGGGGACGAATTTCTTGTAATCCTAACCGACATAGAAACTTTTGCAAATGCAAACCTAGTAGCCAAAAAGTTAAAGGAACTTATTTCTCAGACTTGCAATATTAAAAACGTTAGTATCCATATCACCACAAGCATTGGAATTAGTATGTATCCCGATGATGCCACCGAATTGAATGATCTAATTCATCATGCCGACCAGCGAATGTATCAGATTAAAAAAGAGGAGAAATGAAATTGATTGATTGTTAGGTTTTAAGAAAGCACGAGGTTTTTAGTCTCGTGCTTTTAATTTAAAGACTAGATTACACCAAGTTGCAGTTCTCATTGCAGTTCATGTATCAGTTCATCTATACTCTAAAAATTCCGTGACTAAAGATGTACTGCAACTTGAACCGCAAGATGAACTGCAATGAGGTGTAAGGTTAACCTAAACTATTGACAATTGGTTCCGACAGCTAATCCATATTTGCTTTGAATGTAGCAGTGGACGACATTGATTCCAGTTACGTCGAAGCCTTGTTCAAAGAAAAGGACTTCGAGAACTTCGGCATCCAAGAAAGTGGATACATTTAAACCAGATCCAAGAAGCATTGTATTGGCAGCAGAAAAACTAGTTGGTGTTGCAAGAGTTGAAGTTCCGTCTATGTTGCCATTATAATAATAAGTAACAGCACCGGCAGAATCAATGGTAAATAAAATTACACTATAGGAGGTAGTGGATATTGCCGTATTAGCCGCAGCCGCACAATTTACAAGCGAAGGAGAAAGAGAAGAGCAAATACTTGGATTGGAAAGGTTTGCTCTCCAATTTCTAGCATTCACCGAGTTTCCTAAAAAGCCAATGCTAAAATATACTTCTTCTGATTGAGAAGAATATTTTTTTAATACCATGACTCCTGTGCCTGTCTTTGCCCCTGTATAGCCATTCATTGTTCTGGTATTCATAAATTGTTTTTGGTTTGAATTAAAACGCACAGAGGGTTTGCCGTTTAACGCATTTGCAACAAGAGTTGGATTCGATGAACTTATAGAACTAGTATAGAGATGATTTCCACTTCCGCTAAAATCATTCCATACTTTTACTTCCATTCCATTTTGTATCCCAATAGAATCTGCTGAATACCAAAAACGTAAATTCTGCGCGGAGAGTGGACTTTGTGAAACTATATACTGATCTGTTTTAGTATTTGCAACCATTGAATCAACACAAACGGCTGCTTTGAGCAAATGCGTCTTAGCCCCGACCAATGGAACTGGATCGGTGTATACAGTTCCATTCCAGCATGTAGGCTCAGAACCATCTGTCGTATAGCGGATAACGCTTGCTTGTGTTCCAGATACTATACTTACAAATTGGTCAAACCGATACGTTCCACCAACTGGTAAAAATGTGAGAGGATTTCGTGAACTTCGAATCTGTCTTTCTAAAACAAGCGAAGAAATTGGATTGCAAGTTGAATCCAATTGATTGCAGGGACTAGTGACATTGCAATCCTGTAAGCTTATTAGGAGAAATAATACTACAACTTTTAAAATTGATTTCACTGGTTACTCCTTATTTACCACAAAGAAAAAAAATCTACTGAATTTGATTTATACTTCGCTAAAACTAGCAATCTCAAGTGCAATTAAAGTTTCACTTAAATTAATTGGAGGGTCAAAATGCAACCAGATGAATGTATAATGTCTGCCTTTGTGAGTTTGATTTTCAATAGAGGTTGTCTTTCCATTGAATTCATATTTTTCTTGTTCGCCGCGCTTTTTAATGAAGCCCTTTATTGCCTCAGTAGTCTTGGCAACATGCATACCTTTATGGACAATGCAAACTTCTAACTCACTTGCATATCCTAAAATTCCAAGCATATGTTTGCCCATGTATTCAAAACTAACATAGTAATCTTTGTAACGATTTGCTTTAAATAAAAATCTTCCTTTATCAATCATTTGTGTTCCTTTTTCATTAATATGGCATCTTTTCCATCGGGGTAGTATCTTTTACGGACTGCATAATTTATAAAGTCTTTTTTTTTATAGAGTTCTATAGCCGGAGAATTTTCACAGTTGACTTCGAGTATAATATCTCGCATGTCTACAAACTCTATGAGAGAATCAAGGAGTCTCTCGGCAATTCCTCTTCTGCGAAAATCATTTAAGACTCCAAGCCTTAAGATTTCTAATTCAAAAGAAGTTTCCGAATAGAGTAAATATCCAACAGGACTCGTAAAATCATCAGGGAAATAGAGAAGAGAGGAATGCATGTCATGATGGGATACAATTTGAGCAAAATTCCAATTCTCTGATGGAAAGCAGAGTCTCTCTAAATTTTCTAAGGACTTCATGTCCTCTGTAGAAGTTTTTTTTATCAAAAATTACGCCCTAGCTACCGTTTTTGTCGAAACCGCGTAATTGGAAATAAAATAATTGAATTGTCAGAAAGACGAAACGATTTTTAGATTAAAGAAAATTATTAAAGAAGCTTAGCACGATGTTAGGGGTATAAACAAATTGTCACCCCCTAAATTTTCTGTAGGGGGTCTCAAGAAGTTGAGATTCAACAAATGTCATCCCCGAATTTAGTTATCGGGGATCTCAATATGTTGGAGATTCCCGACAGAAAATGAACTCAATGTTTCTCTCTAAGGGTCGAAACATAATGGGAATGACAACTTGAACAAACCCGTTGTGCAAATTTAATTTCAATACTAGGAGTCATTTATGAAGTATTTATTACTATTGTTGCTATTTACTTTTTCTTCTTGCGAGAAGTTGCAAGAGATGGGGCAGGAAAATTTTAAGAAGAACGTTACACCCAAAACACCTTCCGAAGCAGAGTTAGAAAAATGGAAACAAAAACTCGCACTCGAAGAGGCAGAGATCAAAGAGCTAGACGAAAAAATTCGCAAGATGGTTCGTAAGACAAAAGAAGCAGGCGTGCTTTCTTGGAAAATCGCGCAAGGCTATATGCGCGTTGGAAACTATGAACTGAGTAGTCGCTATTATACGCAGGCGATTCAGCAAAATATGGAAAACAAAGTAGATGTTGTTGGCTCTGAAGTTCATTTCTTTGAAGGTGCAATTCCATTTTTCGAAAAAGCATTACTCTATCGAGAGATTACTGATGATTTGCTCTTCGAAGCCGGACTTGCCTATGCAAATGCTTCCCGCGATAGAGGCTGGGATAAAGAGCGTCATGATATTGCCGTTACCATATTTAAAGGACTCATTCGAAAAGATCCGGCTGATCTACGTTATCCGTATGAGCTTGCTTTAATTTATTTTGATTCTTCTGTGACAGATGGACTCATTGATGGAGTCGATCCTTCCGGCTACAATGATGCAGAGAAAGCGATGAAGATTATGAATGCTATCATTCAAAAAGAGCCGAATAATATTCCCGCTAGATTTGCTCGCGCGAATTTTCTTTATAGAGGGGGTTCACCCGAACAAGCAACAGAAGAATATCTCACGATTAAATCAAAACTAGAAGCCATGAAAAAAGCAGGCGCAATCAAAGAAAACTTAGACAAAAATACATCTTATATAAACGTTGTGCGCAATCTTAAAAAATTAGGCGCCGCAAAGTAAAAACATGGAGGACTTGATTCCTTATTATTTTTCTTTTTCGAGTTTTTCTTCGATTGCGCATAGATACAAATTATTATCACAGGTATCTAATCTATCTGAGTTAGAAAAAAAAATTTCTCCCATTCTAAGATCAGATGAAATAGTTAAAATTCAAGCTGCCGCTGAAAAACTAAAACTCGAAACAGAAAAAAGAGGAGTCAAAGTCATCGATTTCTTTCAGCCTCGCTATCCGAATCTTTTAAAAGAAATTGATAAACCTCCTATTTTACTTTTTTGTAAGGGTAATCTTGATTTGCTCCAATACGAATTAGTATCAGTCGTAGGAACTAGGAAACCAACACCTATTTCTAATTTGGCGACAAGTCTTTTACCGAATATGCTTTCAAAATCTCCGAATTTAGGAATTGTATCGGGTGTTGCAACGGGAATTGACAGAACAGCTATGTTAGCCGCTCTCGAAGCAAACATCCCAACGATAGGCGTAATGGGAACGGGAATGGAAAAAGAATATCCCTATCAAAACAAAGACTTGTATACCAAACTAAAACATTCATCGAATGGATTACTCATCACAGAAATGAGAATCGGTGAGGCTATTGGCAAATGGTCATTTCCTCGGCGAAATAGAATTATCTCCGGCATCGCAAAACTACTCATTCTAATGGAAGCTCCAATTAAAAGCGGTGCCATGTCCTCCGTTGCACATGCACTTGAACAAGGAAGAGAAGTCATGGTATTTGATGACCCTGAACTTCTCTACAACGAAGGAGGACGCAAACTTCTAGAAGATGGTGCTTCTAGACTTACAATGTCTGATCTAAAAAAATCCCCCGATTCCTTCTTCCATATATCTGAGATCATTCCCCAAAACTTTAAGGAAATGCCTTCTTTGTTTTCTTCTCTCAGCCAACTCGAAAACGAAGGTCTTTTCCAAAACATAGGGGGCGGATACTTTAAAAGAGTGTCACCTTAAATTATTTTCCAATCGAGACTAATATTCATTTGACAAATTAATCGAAAGTATCCGAAATTTGAAAAAGGAATTATTCTCAAAAAAAATAAAAAGGAATCCCAATGCACCCAAACGAAGAACTAATAGATAAATTTTATAGCGCGTTTCAAAAGAAAGATTTTAAAACAATGGGAGAATGCTACGCCGATACAGTGGAATTCAACGATCCTGTTTTTAAAGGACTCAAAGGAAATGCTGCAAGAGCTATGTGGCAAATGCTGATCGAGCGAGGCGCTGAACTCAAATTAACCTATAGCAACATCAAAGCTAACGACACAGAAGGAAGCGCTGATTGGGTTGCCGTCTATCCATTTAGCAAAACGGGAAGAACGGTCACCAATCGCATTCGCGCAAAGTTCCAATTCAAAGACGGAAAGATTGTAAACCACAAAGATCAATTTAGTTTATGGAAATGGGCAGGCATGGCACTTGGAGCTACAGGTTATCTGATGGGGTTTATGCCATTTATCCAAAACCAAATCAAGAGCGAGGCTAACACCGGTTTAACCATGTTCATGAAACGCAAAAAAATCACAGCTTAGGAAAATCCCCTGTATCCCCTTTACAAAAGGGGATTTTGTATACACCCCCTTTCGCAAAGGGGGCAGGGGGGATTTAAAAAAGTCGATGGAATCATTTGGTAAAAATTTATTCTTTTTAGGAATCATCCTTCTTATCGTTGGAGGTTTGTTTATGCTTAGCGGCAAATTCCCGTTTATCGGTAATCTTCCCGGGGATATCAGCATTAAGCGCGATAACTTCAGTTTTTATTTTCCTCTCACAACTTCTATTCTTCTAAGTATATTACTTTCTTTTATTATGTGGCTATTTAATCGGTAAGAGTCCAATATGGATTATCCAGAGAGAATACGCCTGGCAATCCAATACATGGAAGAACATTCGAGTGAAAAAATTTTGCTCGAAGCAATAGCAAAAGCCTCTTTTATTTCTCCTTTTCATTTTCATCGAATTTTTAAATCAATAACTAACTCTACTCCAAGAGAATATATGGAAAGGATTCGTATAGAAAAAGCCGCTCATCTTATACAATATACGAATTTAGGCATAGGAGATATCGCATATGACGTTGGGTATGAAAACCATGAATCTTTTTCTAAAGTGTTTAAAAAAATATTTGGGTCAACGCCGCAGGAAT
Encoded here:
- a CDS encoding nucleoside deaminase — protein: MNYEEMLTIAYEEAKVGFDEGGVPVGAALFDSNGRLLGRGRNRRVQDNDPSVHGETDAFRKAGRQTNYRDKILVTTLAPCWYCSGLIRQFNIGTVIVGESVNFDGHLDWLKEAGVKVIELNNTHCIDLMKRFIEKSPDIWFEDIGECKHE
- a CDS encoding diguanylate cyclase, with amino-acid sequence MVIRFFYLICLFLTSILFSLDLKAETTPVKLQLKWKHQFQFAGYYAAKEKGFYEEAGLDVKILEAVPGVDPVVEVIVGNAQFGVGTSELILNRYHGSPVIVLGVIFQHSPLSLITLFESGIDNVHKLAGRKIMIELSSAELFAYLSQEGLSQNKFTLQHHSFDFNDLLTGKTDAISVYVTDELYEAKRRNLKYNHFTPRMGGVDFYGDNFFTMEKEVKENPQIVAAFKEATEKGWRYAMHNREEIIQLIYNKYSKRHSIEHLRFEANTMYDLMQPELIDPGYMNPGRWQHISQTYHKLGLLPEKFNVDAMLYVPDSIADLKKLREKLYYAAFGLSLLTLISVMLFRFYRTARISESRLKIMLDNAPVSIIVLNDKNQVQTWNTEAENTFLWNSKDMLGQNILKIVPSREQEEVEQVLSDVHKNFTVSHHQNANIRKDGKEILCEWMNAPFKGKYDNSNFVICMARDITEKKRLQQELEHAAHYDSLTSLPNRALILDHFKKSIAIAARRKSKLAVLFLDLNGFKDVNDSLGHEAGDVLLKTIAERLKLGIRESDYVGRLGGDEFLVILTDIETFANANLVAKKLKELISQTCNIKNVSIHITTSIGISMYPDDATELNDLIHHADQRMYQIKKEEK
- a CDS encoding chitobiase/beta-hexosaminidase C-terminal domain-containing protein, whose amino-acid sequence is MKSILKVVVLFLLISLQDCNVTSPCNQLDSTCNPISSLVLERQIRSSRNPLTFLPVGGTYRFDQFVSIVSGTQASVIRYTTDGSEPTCWNGTVYTDPVPLVGAKTHLLKAAVCVDSMVANTKTDQYIVSQSPLSAQNLRFWYSADSIGIQNGMEVKVWNDFSGSGNHLYTSSISSSNPTLVANALNGKPSVRFNSNQKQFMNTRTMNGYTGAKTGTGVMVLKKYSSQSEEVYFSIGFLGNSVNARNWRANLSNPSICSSLSPSLVNCAAAANTAISTTSYSVILFTIDSAGAVTYYYNGNIDGTSTLATPTSFSAANTMLLGSGLNVSTFLDAEVLEVLFFEQGFDVTGINVVHCYIQSKYGLAVGTNCQ
- the rimI gene encoding ribosomal protein S18-alanine N-acetyltransferase, whose product is MIKKTSTEDMKSLENLERLCFPSENWNFAQIVSHHDMHSSLLYFPDDFTSPVGYLLYSETSFELEILRLGVLNDFRRRGIAERLLDSLIEFVDMRDIILEVNCENSPAIELYKKKDFINYAVRKRYYPDGKDAILMKKEHK
- a CDS encoding DNA-protecting protein DprA; the protein is MEDLIPYYFSFSSFSSIAHRYKLLSQVSNLSELEKKISPILRSDEIVKIQAAAEKLKLETEKRGVKVIDFFQPRYPNLLKEIDKPPILLFCKGNLDLLQYELVSVVGTRKPTPISNLATSLLPNMLSKSPNLGIVSGVATGIDRTAMLAALEANIPTIGVMGTGMEKEYPYQNKDLYTKLKHSSNGLLITEMRIGEAIGKWSFPRRNRIISGIAKLLILMEAPIKSGAMSSVAHALEQGREVMVFDDPELLYNEGGRKLLEDGASRLTMSDLKKSPDSFFHISEIIPQNFKEMPSLFSSLSQLENEGLFQNIGGGYFKRVSP
- a CDS encoding nuclear transport factor 2 family protein — its product is MHPNEELIDKFYSAFQKKDFKTMGECYADTVEFNDPVFKGLKGNAARAMWQMLIERGAELKLTYSNIKANDTEGSADWVAVYPFSKTGRTVTNRIRAKFQFKDGKIVNHKDQFSLWKWAGMALGATGYLMGFMPFIQNQIKSEANTGLTMFMKRKKITA
- a CDS encoding DUF2905 domain-containing protein → MESFGKNLFFLGIILLIVGGLFMLSGKFPFIGNLPGDISIKRDNFSFYFPLTTSILLSILLSFIMWLFNR